In Primulina eburnea isolate SZY01 chromosome 3, ASM2296580v1, whole genome shotgun sequence, one DNA window encodes the following:
- the LOC140828063 gene encoding ABC transporter G family member 23-like has translation MAACFQATTSSLEDDSVVLFSTSESPGESASQSSSCNHSPLHHLQPTMAYTLNVTNLSYAITRDASISSILFHSVRKEKTLHILKSVSFTARSSEILAIVGPSGTGKSTLLRIVSGRVNNIDFDPKSITLNDHAITSQVQLRKIFGFVAQEDTLLPLLTVKETLVFSAKFRLKEMSVQMRNERVVGLMEELGLMHVADSFVGDEENRGISGGERKRVSIGVDMIHDPPVLLLDEPTSGLDSSAALQVIELLSSMARFKQRTIILAIHQPSYRILQFIPNFLILSHGSVVHNGSLKSLEQAITRLGYKIPPQINPLEFSMEIISNLEESCSKHLPSQVERVVQRPIFSALQLKLSNEQTVSESLFSWWLEISTLCLRFWKIIYRTKQLLLARTMQALVGGFGLGSVYIKVRKNEGGGVAEILGLFAFSLSFLLSSTIEALPIYLQEKHVLMKEASRGAYKISSYLIANTIVFSPFLFLVAILFSVPLYWIVGLNPSASAFAFFTFTVWLIVLMASSLVLFLSVVSPDFISGNSLIGTVLGAFFLFSGYFIPKEFIPKYWLFMYYVSLYRYPLDSLIVNEYWSKRNMCFLTNIGTGNRDQLDCLLTGRDVLKSRELDTDMRWINVGIMLIFFVFYRVLSWIILSRKVLKTTF, from the coding sequence ATGGCGGCATGCTTTCAAGCAACAACCTCGAGCCTTGAAGATGACTCTGTGGTACTCTTCTCAACATCTGAATCTCCAGGAGAGTCCGCAAGTCAATCTTCCTCCTGTAACCACTCCCCACTACACCACCTCCAGCCCACGATGGCCTACACACTCAATGTAACCAATCTATCCTACGCTATAACAAGAGATGCATCAATTTCTAGTATTCTGTTTCACAGTGTGAGGAAGGAGAAGACTCTCCATATCCTTAAATCTGTCTCTTTCACAGCTAGAAGCTCTGAAATCCTAGCCATTGTCGGCCCCAGTGGCACTGGTAAGTCTACACTATTAAGAATAGTTTCAGGCAGAGTGAACAACATTGATTTTGATCCCAAGAGCATTACACTCAACGATCATGCGATAACGAGCCAAGTTCAGCTGAGAAAAATATTTGGATTTGTAGCACAAGAGGATACTCTGCTTCCTCTTCTCACGGTCAAAGAAACACTTGTTTTCAGCGCCAAGTTTAGGCTCAAAGAAATGAGTGTCCAAATGAGAAATGAGAGGGTCGTTGGCCTAATGGAAGAACTGGGGCTGATGCACGTTGCAGATAGTTTTGTTGGAGATGAAGAAAATAGAGGGATTTCAGGTGGGGAGAGGAAAAGAGTGTCCATTGGAGTGGACATGATCCATGATCCACCTGTATTACTGCTGGATGAGCCGACTTCAGGGCTCGACAGCAGCGCTGCACTTCAAGTAATTGAGCTGCTTTCTTCGATGGCTAGGTTCAAACAAAGAACCATAATCTTGGCCATTCATCAACCAAGCTACAGGATTTTGCAATTCATTCCTAATTtcttgattctttctcatggTTCTGTCGTGCATAACGGCTCCCTTAAGTCACTTGAACAAGCCATTACACGATTAGGATACAAAATCCCACCACAGATAAACCCTCTCGAATTCTCCATGGAAATCATCTCCAATCTCGAGGAATCATGCTCAAAACATCTTCCATCTCAAGTAGAGAGGGTTGTACAACGTCCCATTTTTTCAGCGCTGCAACTAAAACTATCCAATGAACAAACTGTCTCTGAGTCTCTTTTTTCGTGGTGGTTAGAAATATCGACCCTCTGTCTTAGGTTTTGGAAGATCATTTACCGAACAAAGCAACTGCTGTTGGCACGCACAATGCAAGCGCTTGTAGGGGGATTTGGCTTGGGCAGTGTGTATATAAAAGTGAGGAAAAATGAAGGGGGAGGGGTCGCAGAAATATTGGGCCTTTTCGCATTTAGTCTCAGCTTTCTCCTTTCTTCCACAATAGAAGCTTTACCCATTTACCTTCAAGAGAAGCATGTTTTAATGAAAGAAGCATCCCGGGGTGCTTACAAAATCTCATCATACTTGATAGCCAACACAATAGTTTTCTCCCCTTTTTTGTTCTTAGTTGCAATTCTGTTTTCTGTTCCCTTGTACTGGATTGTGGGATTGAATCCTTCTGCTTCTGCTTTCGCCTTTTTCACGTTCACCGTTTGGCTTATTGTTCTGATGGCAAGCTCTCTTGTGCTGTTTCTAAGTGTTGTTTCGCCGGATTTTATATCTGGTAATTCTTTAATCGGCACCGTTCTTGGTGCATTTTTTCTGTTTTCTGGATATTTTATTCCCAAAGAGTTCATTCCAAAGTATTGGCTGTTTATGTACTATGTTTCCCTTTATCGTTACCCTTTGGATTCTCTGATTGTTAATGAGTATTGGAGTAAAAGAAACATGTGTTTCTTGACAAACATCGGGACAGGGAATCGAGATCAGTTGGATTGTTTGCTCACAGGCAGAGATGTGTTGAAGAGTAGAGAACTGGACACGGATATGAGGTGGATTAATGTCGGGATTATGCTGATATTTTTCGTATTTTATCGAGTGCTTTCTTGGATTATACTCTCACGAAAAGTGTTGAAAACAACATTTTAA